From Psychroflexus torquis ATCC 700755, the proteins below share one genomic window:
- a CDS encoding TlpA family protein disulfide reductase produces the protein MKFFKKQWSSLLFVVVVVLLILPPTRLPIQIFINKIIAFSPSEISQDDRESINDYEWYIKNANGKTVNFENSEGKIILLNYWATWCAPCIAEMPDLQKLYGDYKDKMDFYFVTSDSEDLVSPFLKKRNLDIPIYYLLSEPPKGLQTQKLPTTFLINREGEIVIKKTGAANWNSASVRNTIDKIYSKNL, from the coding sequence ATGAAATTTTTTAAAAAACAGTGGAGTAGTCTTCTTTTCGTAGTTGTTGTTGTATTGCTGATACTTCCACCCACCAGACTTCCAATTCAGATTTTTATTAATAAAATTATAGCTTTCAGCCCTTCTGAAATCAGTCAAGATGATAGGGAGTCTATAAATGATTACGAGTGGTACATCAAAAATGCTAATGGTAAAACAGTAAACTTTGAAAATTCTGAAGGTAAAATTATACTTTTGAATTACTGGGCAACTTGGTGCGCACCTTGTATCGCGGAGATGCCAGATTTACAAAAATTATATGGCGATTATAAAGATAAAATGGACTTCTACTTTGTGACCTCAGATTCAGAGGACCTTGTAAGCCCTTTTTTGAAAAAGAGAAATTTAGATATTCCCATATATTACTTGTTATCGGAGCCTCCTAAAGGTTTACAAACTCAAAAATTACCAACAACATTCCTTATAAATCGGGAAGGGGAAATCGTTATAAAAAAAACAGGAGCTGCCAATTGGAATAGCGCCTCTGTAAGAAATACAATTGATAAAATATATTCAAAAAATCTATAA
- a CDS encoding glutathione peroxidase: MNSSIHQFLATDIKGDTFEFSNLKGKKVMIVNTASQCGLTPQYEKLQELYDTYKDSNFTIIGFPSNDFMGQEPGSDSEISKFCLENYGVKFKMMGKIKIKGDDKHDVYQFLTDKEWNNRQDSSVEWNFQKYLLNGNGELEKVISPKTSPMDEEIVNWIKQD, encoded by the coding sequence ATGAACTCTAGTATACACCAATTTCTAGCCACAGATATAAAAGGCGATACCTTTGAATTTTCAAATCTTAAAGGAAAAAAAGTAATGATTGTAAACACAGCTTCTCAATGTGGACTTACTCCTCAATATGAAAAGTTGCAAGAACTTTATGATACTTATAAAGATTCTAATTTCACTATCATAGGCTTTCCAAGCAATGATTTTATGGGACAAGAGCCCGGAAGTGATTCTGAAATATCAAAATTTTGCCTTGAAAATTATGGTGTGAAATTCAAAATGATGGGAAAGATTAAAATTAAAGGGGATGATAAACATGATGTTTATCAATTTCTAACGGATAAGGAATGGAATAATAGACAAGATAGTTCTGTAGAGTGGAATTTTCAAAAATATCTTTTAAATGGGAACGGTGAGCTTGAAAAAGTAATTTCTCCAAAAACATCTCCAATGGATGAAGAAATTGTGAATTGGATAAAACAAGATTAG
- a CDS encoding dihydrofolate reductase, whose amino-acid sequence MKITLVAAAAENNALGKDNDLIWRLPDDFKRFKALTSYHHIIMGRKTFESFPKPLPNRKHVVITRQENYKNETIEVVHSLEEAIQFSSTEEEIFIIGGGEIYKQALPFTDKIELTRVHGEFEADTFFPEIDEKKWDLVNSEFHDKDEKHKYSFSYLTFLKK is encoded by the coding sequence ATGAAGATTACACTAGTTGCTGCGGCTGCAGAAAATAATGCTCTCGGAAAAGATAACGATTTAATTTGGCGTCTCCCAGATGACTTTAAGAGGTTTAAAGCTCTTACGTCTTATCACCACATAATTATGGGAAGAAAAACCTTTGAATCCTTCCCTAAGCCTCTTCCAAATAGAAAACATGTGGTAATTACCAGACAGGAAAATTATAAAAATGAGACTATAGAAGTTGTGCACAGTCTAGAAGAAGCCATCCAATTTAGTTCTACTGAAGAAGAAATTTTTATAATTGGTGGAGGTGAGATTTATAAGCAAGCCCTTCCGTTTACTGATAAAATTGAATTAACTCGTGTTCATGGCGAATTTGAAGCTGACACCTTTTTTCCTGAAATTGATGAAAAAAAATGGGATTTGGTCAATTCTGAATTTCATGACAAAGATGAAAAACACAAATATTCATTTAGTTACCTAACCTTCTTAAAAAAATAA
- a CDS encoding 2TM domain-containing protein, whose protein sequence is MDSNKKIDSEARELYENAHQRLKQKKRLVTHLVVFVAGSVIFIFVNIGLGYMSDFKPFNNYWFVTAILIWLFFLIIHAINVFIVNNLMGKEWEEKQMNKLVEKQLERLRGLQKKVDKKHPIDELTQDNKNS, encoded by the coding sequence ATGGATTCAAATAAGAAAATTGACTCTGAAGCAAGAGAGCTCTATGAAAATGCTCATCAGCGTTTAAAACAAAAGAAACGATTGGTAACTCATCTTGTTGTATTTGTAGCTGGGTCTGTCATTTTTATATTTGTAAATATCGGATTAGGCTATATGTCCGATTTCAAGCCTTTTAATAATTATTGGTTTGTTACCGCCATATTAATTTGGCTGTTTTTTTTAATCATACATGCTATCAACGTATTTATAGTCAACAACCTAATGGGTAAAGAATGGGAAGAAAAACAAATGAACAAACTTGTGGAAAAACAGCTAGAACGACTTCGAGGACTCCAAAAAAAAGTAGATAAAAAGCATCCTATTGATGAACTAACTCAAGATAACAAAAATTCTTAA
- a CDS encoding aminotransferase class V-fold PLP-dependent enzyme, with translation MIDLKKEFPVTSAYTYLNTPFTGVLSSEVSKKIQDMEEDYRLRGSAFTNENEHQIIEDTKSLIAEIYNAKVENIGLLNNFSTGFNLILNDLPDSSKVVLLTQDYPSVNLPVKSRHFQIHEVDINQSLNENLRKVFLEEKPDFFMFSMTQFISGLTFSMKDLEQLKREFPEVSFMVDATQYCGTEPFDFENSPFDVFGTSGYKWLNASLGNAFFLFKSSFLNRFNFRTVGSNSLTSKPDSKLRLTGFLEPGHHDLLAVARLKFALEFHYKRVGIEFIESTIKTLSKQAKAQFFEMNLLDKEVVDADSYQNIFSLKGDEKLMEKLQHKGILSAHRGGRIRVGFQYFNTAKDLEILLNELRENS, from the coding sequence ATGATAGATTTAAAAAAAGAATTTCCCGTTACCTCTGCCTATACTTACTTAAACACACCTTTTACAGGAGTGCTTTCTTCTGAAGTTTCCAAAAAGATACAAGATATGGAGGAAGATTATAGGCTAAGAGGAAGTGCATTTACCAATGAAAACGAGCACCAAATTATTGAAGATACCAAATCTTTAATCGCTGAGATTTATAATGCTAAAGTTGAGAATATTGGTCTTCTCAATAATTTTTCAACGGGATTTAACCTGATTTTGAATGATTTGCCAGATTCATCCAAAGTTGTTTTGCTAACACAAGATTACCCTTCAGTTAATTTACCAGTTAAATCAAGGCATTTTCAAATCCACGAAGTTGATATCAATCAAAGCTTAAATGAGAATTTGAGAAAAGTATTCTTAGAAGAGAAGCCAGATTTTTTCATGTTTAGTATGACTCAATTCATAAGTGGTCTGACATTTAGTATGAAAGATCTAGAACAATTAAAGCGAGAGTTTCCAGAGGTAAGCTTTATGGTAGATGCGACTCAATATTGCGGTACTGAGCCTTTTGATTTTGAGAATTCACCCTTTGATGTTTTTGGCACAAGTGGTTATAAGTGGCTTAACGCAAGTTTAGGTAATGCTTTTTTTCTTTTTAAATCAAGCTTTTTAAATCGATTTAATTTCAGAACCGTAGGGAGCAATTCTCTTACTTCAAAACCAGATAGTAAACTGAGGTTAACTGGATTTCTTGAACCAGGGCATCACGATCTCCTCGCAGTCGCAAGATTGAAATTTGCTTTGGAATTTCATTACAAAAGAGTGGGAATCGAATTTATTGAATCAACCATCAAAACACTTTCAAAACAAGCAAAAGCTCAATTTTTTGAGATGAATTTATTGGATAAGGAAGTCGTCGATGCAGATTCTTATCAGAATATATTCAGTTTAAAAGGAGATGAAAAATTGATGGAGAAATTGCAGCATAAAGGAATTTTAAGTGCACATCGAGGAGGTAGAATTCGAGTTGGATTTCAGTATTTTAACACAGCAAAGGATTTAGAAATTCTACTAAATGAATTGCGTGAGAATTCTTAA
- a CDS encoding L-histidine N(alpha)-methyltransferase, which produces MNSTTQTTTHTAFEEDVIKGLTDYPKHLSSKFIYDKKGDKLFQDIMAMPEYYLTNSEYTILKHQSSSIAEKFKLKEGFDLIELGAGDGKKTKLLLSHLTDIGANFNYLPVDISQNVLDELGNALNNELPKVSYELLQGSYFEVLNQLSSYNKRQKVILVLGSNIGNLMHEDAIDFLSKIEENMSSEDLLFMGFDQKKHPQTVLDAYNDPKGYTEAFNKNLFARINEEFDANFDLDSFFHWETYDPETGTAKSFLVSSKAQKIKIPKLELTVEFKAWETIHTEISQKYDDETVEWLSSEASLNIERVFKSENGYYKNYTFKKK; this is translated from the coding sequence ATGAATAGTACAACTCAAACGACGACGCATACAGCTTTCGAAGAAGATGTTATCAAAGGACTCACAGATTATCCTAAACATTTGTCTTCCAAATTTATTTATGATAAAAAGGGGGATAAACTCTTTCAAGATATTATGGCCATGCCAGAATATTATTTGACTAATAGTGAATACACTATTTTAAAGCATCAATCTTCTAGTATTGCTGAAAAATTTAAACTTAAAGAAGGGTTTGACTTAATTGAATTGGGAGCTGGTGACGGAAAAAAAACCAAACTTTTACTGAGTCACCTCACCGACATAGGAGCCAATTTTAATTATTTACCAGTAGATATTAGTCAGAATGTGTTGGATGAACTTGGAAATGCTTTAAATAATGAGTTACCAAAAGTAAGCTACGAGTTACTTCAAGGTAGTTATTTTGAGGTATTGAATCAGCTTTCTAGTTATAACAAAAGGCAAAAAGTGATTTTAGTGTTAGGATCCAACATAGGAAACTTAATGCACGAAGACGCCATCGATTTCTTATCGAAAATTGAAGAAAATATGTCTTCAGAAGATTTGTTATTCATGGGCTTTGACCAAAAAAAACATCCGCAAACCGTTCTTGATGCCTATAATGACCCCAAAGGATACACCGAAGCTTTTAATAAAAACCTATTCGCAAGAATAAATGAAGAGTTTGATGCAAACTTTGATTTAGATTCGTTTTTCCATTGGGAAACCTACGACCCAGAAACGGGAACTGCCAAGAGTTTTTTGGTAAGCAGTAAAGCACAAAAAATCAAAATTCCAAAACTAGAACTTACAGTTGAATTTAAAGCTTGGGAAACTATACATACAGAAATCTCTCAAAAATATGATGACGAAACTGTAGAATGGCTATCTAGTGAAGCTAGTTTAAATATCGAAAGAGTTTTTAAAAGTGAAAATGGTTATTATAAAAATTATACCTTTAAAAAGAAATGA
- the egtB gene encoding ergothioneine biosynthesis protein EgtB, with protein MIQEFLKTRTFTEDLCKPLQLEDFVVQPVEFVSPTKWHLAHTSWFFEVFILTKFNKEYELYKADYPYLFNSYYETKGNRMMKTDRGNLSRPSLQEIFNYRSYVTNALSNLLEFNPNHHELLSIVEIGIHHEKQHQELILMDLKYCFGHNPLFPIYEGSFDEQSSQEKNQDWHSIKEGLYKIGHHGKGFCYDNETEAHQVFLQEFKIRDGLVTNGEFIEFIEDGGYKDPLLWHAEAWDWIYAENINCPLYWRKMEEGWSEFALSGLKPLNLDHVLSHVSYYEAAAFAQWKGYRLPTEFEWEIAQDKFTWGKRWEWTESAYTPYPNYKKAAGALGEYNSKFMVNQKVLRGGSALTSSNHTSKTYRNFFHPHMRWQQSGVRLTK; from the coding sequence ATGATTCAAGAATTTTTAAAGACGAGAACCTTTACGGAAGATCTCTGCAAGCCTCTTCAACTAGAAGACTTTGTTGTACAACCTGTTGAATTTGTTTCACCTACCAAATGGCATTTAGCCCATACGTCTTGGTTTTTCGAGGTGTTCATACTTACCAAATTCAATAAAGAGTATGAGTTATATAAGGCAGATTATCCGTACCTGTTCAACAGTTATTATGAAACAAAAGGAAATCGGATGATGAAAACTGATCGTGGAAATTTATCGAGACCCTCTTTACAAGAAATTTTCAATTATAGATCTTATGTCACTAATGCATTATCAAATCTGTTAGAGTTCAATCCTAATCACCATGAACTTTTATCTATAGTAGAAATTGGTATCCATCATGAAAAACAACATCAAGAATTGATATTGATGGATCTTAAATACTGCTTTGGTCATAACCCCCTATTTCCAATCTATGAAGGGAGTTTTGATGAGCAATCTTCCCAAGAAAAAAACCAAGACTGGCACTCCATAAAGGAAGGGCTTTATAAAATAGGCCATCACGGTAAAGGATTTTGCTACGACAATGAAACTGAAGCTCATCAAGTATTCCTTCAAGAGTTTAAGATTCGAGATGGGCTGGTCACTAATGGAGAATTTATAGAGTTTATAGAGGATGGTGGTTATAAAGATCCACTGCTATGGCATGCCGAAGCTTGGGACTGGATCTATGCTGAAAACATAAATTGCCCACTGTATTGGCGAAAAATGGAGGAAGGTTGGTCTGAGTTTGCCTTAAGTGGTTTAAAACCATTAAATTTAGATCATGTCCTAAGCCATGTCTCCTACTATGAAGCTGCTGCATTTGCTCAATGGAAAGGGTATAGATTGCCCACCGAATTTGAATGGGAGATCGCCCAAGATAAATTCACCTGGGGAAAACGCTGGGAATGGACAGAAAGCGCTTACACTCCATATCCAAATTACAAAAAAGCTGCTGGCGCTCTAGGAGAATACAATAGCAAATTTATGGTCAACCAAAAAGTATTACGCGGTGGTTCTGCTTTGACCTCAAGTAATCACACCTCAAAAACATACAGAAATTTTTTCCACCCTCATATGAGATGGCAGCAAAGCGGTGTAAGACTTACAAAATAA